A window of Sphingomonas astaxanthinifaciens DSM 22298 genomic DNA:
GAAATCCTCTCCTCCATCTACCAGTTCGGCTACCGGATCGCGGCGCTGATCGGCGGTGCGCTGGCGCTGGTGCTGTCGGTACGGATGAGCTGGCCGACGGTCTATGCGATCATGGGCTGTTTCATGGCACTGACCCTGATCGCGACGCTGCTCGCGCCCGACACCCCGCGCGCCGACTCGGACGAGGAGCAGGGCGCGCTTCGCCGGGCCGGCGCCATCTCGCCCAAGCTGCGCAACATCGGGCTGCTCATCGTCGGGCTCGGCTGGGCGTGGGCGATCTGGACCGTGGCGGCCTTCATGGCGAAGATGCTCGGCGGCGAGGTCGACGCCGCGACGGGCAAGCCGCCTTCGGTGGGCGACTTCACGCGCGACTACGGCCCCCTGATCGTCGCCGCGACGGTGCTCGTGCCGGCGATCGTCGCGGCGGTGTTCAACTGGCTAGCGGCCCGGCCCGGCTATGTCCTCGAGCAGGACGCCCCCGCCGGAAGCGGGATGGAGCGCGCCGCCGACCATGCCTATTCGGCGCTCATCCTGCCCCTCGCCGAGCTGGTCCGCCGCCTCGGCTGGGGCGTGATCGTCGTGCTGGGGCTGATCCTCAGCTACCGGATCACCGACAATATCTGGGGAAGCTTCGCCTTTCCCTTCTACCTCCAGGAGCTGAAATATACCGGCGACGAGGTGGCCTTCGCCTCCAAGATCTTCGGCGTGTTCATGACCATGGCGGGGATCGCGATCGGGGGGATCCTGTTTGCGACCGTGGGCCGGATGCCGACGTTGATGATCGGGGCGATCGTCGCGGCGGCAAGCAACCTTCTCTATGCCGACCTCGCCTCGGGTGCCGCCGGGATCGACGCCTTCGCGCGGACCTTCGGGCTCGACGCCTTCGGCCATGACCTGCGGATGGTGCGCCTGCTCGTCGCCATCTCGGGCGAGAACATCGCCGGCGGTCTCGCCGGGGCGGCGTTCGTCGCGTATCTGTCCTCGATCACCAGCCGCGAGTTCAGCGCGGTCCAATATGCCTTGCTCTCCTCGCTGACCTTCCTGATCGGCTCGCTCGGCCGGGCGGCGCTGGGCGAGATGATCGATCAGGTCGGCTATGCGCCGGTGTTCTTCCTCACCGCGAAGAT
This region includes:
- a CDS encoding AmpG family muropeptide MFS transporter, with the protein product MSETAGAPPKGWRLLTTALSNRKTAVMLAFGFGAGLPYTLLIGTLNAWLGEWKIDLATIGVLSWIGLAYAFKFLWSPLVDRVRLPGLERLGRRRGWLLLCQIILTLTFFGLSLSDPRLALGTFALIAVVGAFASATQDVVIDAWRIDVADEAAPVEILSSIYQFGYRIAALIGGALALVLSVRMSWPTVYAIMGCFMALTLIATLLAPDTPRADSDEEQGALRRAGAISPKLRNIGLLIVGLGWAWAIWTVAAFMAKMLGGEVDAATGKPPSVGDFTRDYGPLIVAATVLVPAIVAAVFNWLAARPGYVLEQDAPAGSGMERAADHAYSALILPLAELVRRLGWGVIVVLGLILSYRITDNIWGSFAFPFYLQELKYTGDEVAFASKIFGVFMTMAGIAIGGILFATVGRMPTLMIGAIVAAASNLLYADLASGAAGIDAFARTFGLDAFGHDLRMVRLLVAISGENIAGGLAGAAFVAYLSSITSREFSAVQYALLSSLTFLIGSLGRAALGEMIDQVGYAPVFFLTAKIGLIAIGFVALEWMRQAWMGRRAGGADLPASDAARAAEGDTA